A genomic stretch from Leptospira licerasiae serovar Varillal str. VAR 010 includes:
- a CDS encoding cytochrome c oxidase subunit 3 family protein — MSTANHTGGFHHAHHFDSAEHQYESSKQGIWLFLVTEILMFGGLFVGYSIYHSLYPQVFHAGSKQLSVVLGAVNTVVLLFSSFTMALGINYVQRGMKNKAIIALAVTIACAAIFMVVKFFEYTHKFHVGTVPGKYAYTEELSASGEKVTKVGALLAEANKLSVAEREHKLHLDETEYEHLTLLEKTKNWPLFFGFYFVMSGIHGLHVLAGAFLIFWVLLKVIKNQVGPEYYTPVEGVGLFWHVVDLIWIYLFPLLYLVG; from the coding sequence ATGAGTACCGCTAATCACACAGGTGGTTTTCATCACGCGCATCATTTCGATAGCGCAGAACATCAATACGAGTCTTCCAAACAAGGGATCTGGTTATTCCTTGTTACGGAAATCCTGATGTTTGGTGGATTATTCGTAGGATATTCCATTTATCATTCTCTATATCCTCAAGTTTTTCATGCGGGAAGTAAGCAACTTTCCGTTGTCTTGGGTGCAGTGAACACGGTAGTTCTTCTATTCAGCTCCTTCACAATGGCGCTTGGAATTAACTATGTGCAAAGAGGTATGAAAAATAAGGCGATCATCGCTCTTGCAGTGACTATCGCTTGTGCTGCGATCTTCATGGTCGTAAAGTTTTTCGAATACACTCACAAGTTCCACGTAGGTACGGTTCCTGGAAAATACGCTTACACTGAAGAGTTAAGCGCTTCCGGCGAAAAGGTAACCAAAGTAGGCGCACTACTTGCCGAAGCTAACAAACTTAGTGTAGCAGAAAGAGAACACAAACTTCATCTGGACGAGACTGAATACGAACACCTTACCCTTTTGGAAAAAACCAAAAACTGGCCTTTGTTCTTCGGATTCTATTTCGTAATGTCAGGTATTCACGGTTTGCACGTTCTTGCAGGTGCATTCCTGATCTTTTGGGTACTTTTGAAAGTGATCAAAAACCAAGTTGGTCCTGAATACTACACTCCAGTCGAAGGAGTAGGTCTATTTTGGCACGTAGTTGACTTGATCTGGATTTACCTCTTCCCTCTTCTTTATCTGGTGGGATAG
- a CDS encoding CarD family transcriptional regulator gives MAGKKKQSGYDHGVGDYVVYPIHGVGEITEIAKKVILGKKKECYVMEIQGSKMKVMIPVDKAKQVGIRPIIDKKDIKKVINLLKKDEVDTEEDWKIRYQNNLNKIKSGSIFEVADVCRNLFRRANGKELSIMERKLYESAYNLVKMEVALSKGVSQEEAGNLVSDVLASTFAPGERVPVAAVDIDEE, from the coding sequence TTGGCTGGCAAAAAGAAACAATCTGGCTACGATCATGGCGTAGGTGACTACGTCGTATATCCGATCCACGGGGTAGGTGAAATCACCGAAATCGCTAAAAAGGTTATCCTGGGAAAGAAAAAAGAGTGCTACGTAATGGAAATCCAGGGTAGCAAGATGAAGGTGATGATCCCGGTCGATAAAGCAAAGCAGGTCGGGATTCGACCGATTATCGACAAGAAGGATATCAAAAAAGTTATCAATCTACTCAAGAAAGACGAGGTCGATACTGAAGAGGACTGGAAGATCAGGTACCAAAACAACCTGAACAAAATAAAGTCCGGATCGATTTTCGAAGTGGCGGATGTGTGCAGGAATTTATTCCGCAGGGCAAACGGTAAAGAACTGTCCATCATGGAACGGAAATTGTACGAAAGTGCGTACAATCTAGTTAAGATGGAAGTCGCCCTAAGCAAAGGAGTTTCCCAAGAAGAAGCTGGGAACCTTGTGTCAGATGTTCTAGCTAGTACATTCGCTCCGGGAGAAAGAGTTCCCGTAGCAGCAGTCGACATAGACGAAGAATAA
- a CDS encoding PIN/TRAM domain-containing protein codes for MAYFYKGLTAVLLSLVSFFVTQKQTQEFVFSGSSAGLVLVISLVLLFGETKLFPKLRGDVIFCVGVGALLGFALAWFIGTIIRFEELNLALYLILGLFGARAGKSFAKEPGLSVFGGGASGPTSLVDPFGVASIGKDEVRDKILDTSVVIDGRILDIADTHFIDGPLILPNFVLREIQLISDSSDPIKRARGRRGLEMLNKLQRKGSIEVKITYKDYSDTREVDAKLIKLARDTGGKIVTNDFNLNKVAELQGVKVLNLNTLANALKPVVLPGEELAIQVIKEGKDENQGIGYLEDGTMVVIENGGHLVGKEVKVTVTSIIQTAAGKMIFTKANGNSGFDKSERAPEKENRGGKGGERGEDRGNRYDRGDRGNEERGNRKDYQNKNQGRGNYQDRGDKNENKGDDFGNRKDFQDQQQQQQ; via the coding sequence ATGGCGTATTTTTATAAAGGTCTAACGGCCGTCTTACTCTCCTTAGTGTCGTTCTTTGTAACGCAAAAGCAAACTCAAGAGTTTGTATTTTCAGGCTCCAGTGCAGGGCTTGTACTCGTTATTTCTCTCGTACTTTTGTTCGGTGAAACTAAACTATTTCCAAAACTTCGCGGAGACGTTATTTTTTGTGTAGGCGTGGGTGCATTATTAGGATTCGCCCTAGCTTGGTTTATTGGAACTATCATTCGTTTCGAGGAATTGAATCTTGCATTGTACCTGATCCTAGGTCTTTTCGGAGCTAGAGCAGGTAAGTCATTTGCAAAAGAACCTGGCCTTTCCGTATTCGGAGGCGGCGCTTCCGGACCTACTTCCCTAGTAGATCCATTCGGTGTTGCTTCTATCGGTAAAGACGAAGTCAGAGACAAAATCCTGGATACTTCCGTTGTTATCGACGGAAGGATATTAGATATTGCTGATACACATTTTATCGACGGACCTCTCATTCTACCTAACTTCGTATTGAGAGAGATCCAGTTGATCAGTGATTCTTCTGATCCGATCAAAAGAGCGAGAGGACGCCGAGGTTTGGAGATGTTGAACAAGCTCCAAAGAAAAGGTTCTATCGAAGTTAAGATCACTTACAAAGATTATTCCGATACTAGAGAAGTGGACGCTAAGTTGATTAAACTAGCTAGAGACACCGGCGGAAAGATCGTAACTAACGACTTCAACCTCAACAAAGTTGCAGAACTCCAAGGAGTAAAAGTCCTAAACTTGAACACCTTGGCTAACGCATTAAAACCTGTCGTCCTTCCTGGAGAAGAATTAGCTATCCAAGTCATCAAAGAAGGAAAGGACGAAAACCAAGGTATCGGCTATCTAGAAGACGGAACCATGGTAGTGATAGAGAACGGCGGACATCTAGTCGGAAAAGAAGTGAAAGTTACTGTTACTTCTATCATACAAACTGCAGCCGGAAAAATGATATTCACCAAGGCCAACGGAAACAGTGGCTTTGATAAAAGTGAACGCGCCCCTGAAAAAGAAAACAGAGGCGGTAAGGGCGGAGAACGCGGAGAAGATCGTGGAAATAGATACGATCGTGGGGACCGAGGAAACGAGGAAAGAGGTAACCGTAAAGATTACCAAAACAAAAACCAGGGCCGCGGCAATTACCAAGACAGAGGCGATAAAAACGAGAATAAGGGAGATGATTTCGGAAATCGTAAAGACTTCCAAGATCAGCAGCAACAACAGCAATAA
- the pckA gene encoding phosphoenolpyruvate carboxykinase (ATP) — protein sequence MQAQTQVKGLKELGLEPSEVFHNLSYDEIFEHEKNNGETVISSNGTMMVDTGIFTGRSPKDKYFVDEPSSNKNIWWGHINFKASEAVFEELYQKCVNYLNGKKLYVFDGYAGANPETRIGLRVVSEKAWQHHFCTNMFLRPTKEELANLLPEFTIINACGVKNEKYKEHGLNSEVFVIFNLAKKLCIIGGTEYGGEMKKGIFSVMNYKLPLQGILSMHCSANIGNKNGDTALFFGLSGTGKTTLSTDPNRKLIGDDEHGWDDNGIFNIEGGCYAKVINLDPKTEPEIFEAIKKDALLENVVYDEKTKVVDYTSAAKTENTRVSYPIYHIKNIQVPSKGDHPKVIIFLTYDAFGVLPPVSRLSIEQAMYHFLSGYTAKVAGTERGVKEPTATFSACFGAAFMTLHPTVYAKLLGEKMRKHNVRAYMMNTGLVGGAYGTGKRMNLPSTRKIIDEIMNGNIDKSAFTKHPIFQVEYPKTVEGVDSSILDPREAWADKAAYDESSKKLAGMFIENFKKYAEGSKDFDFTAFGPQLG from the coding sequence ATGCAGGCCCAGACGCAAGTGAAGGGACTGAAGGAGCTCGGTTTAGAGCCCTCCGAAGTCTTCCATAACCTTTCATACGACGAAATTTTCGAACACGAAAAAAATAACGGGGAAACGGTAATTTCCTCTAACGGAACCATGATGGTAGATACCGGTATTTTTACCGGACGTTCTCCGAAAGATAAATACTTCGTAGATGAACCTTCCTCTAATAAGAATATCTGGTGGGGTCATATTAACTTTAAAGCTTCCGAAGCGGTTTTCGAAGAACTTTATCAGAAATGTGTAAACTACCTGAACGGAAAAAAACTCTACGTATTCGACGGATATGCTGGAGCGAACCCTGAGACCAGAATCGGTCTTCGAGTAGTTTCTGAAAAAGCTTGGCAGCATCACTTCTGCACCAACATGTTCCTTCGCCCTACTAAGGAAGAGTTGGCTAACCTTCTTCCTGAATTCACTATCATCAATGCTTGCGGAGTGAAGAACGAAAAATACAAAGAGCATGGCCTGAACTCGGAAGTATTCGTGATCTTCAACCTAGCAAAAAAACTTTGTATCATCGGCGGAACCGAGTACGGCGGAGAAATGAAGAAGGGTATCTTCTCCGTAATGAACTACAAGTTGCCGTTACAGGGAATTCTTTCCATGCATTGTTCCGCGAATATCGGGAACAAGAATGGCGACACCGCTTTATTCTTCGGACTTTCCGGAACAGGTAAGACTACTCTTTCCACCGACCCGAACCGCAAACTGATCGGAGACGATGAGCATGGTTGGGACGATAACGGAATTTTCAATATCGAAGGCGGTTGTTACGCGAAAGTAATCAACCTGGATCCTAAGACGGAGCCTGAAATTTTCGAAGCGATTAAAAAAGACGCTCTTTTAGAGAACGTAGTTTACGACGAAAAAACGAAAGTTGTAGATTATACTTCCGCTGCTAAAACCGAAAACACCAGAGTTTCCTACCCGATCTACCACATCAAAAATATCCAAGTTCCTTCCAAAGGCGATCATCCTAAAGTGATCATCTTCTTGACTTACGATGCATTCGGAGTTCTTCCTCCGGTTTCTCGTTTGTCTATCGAACAAGCAATGTATCACTTCTTATCAGGTTACACTGCAAAAGTTGCCGGAACTGAAAGAGGTGTTAAAGAGCCTACCGCTACTTTCTCCGCTTGTTTCGGAGCTGCGTTCATGACACTTCACCCAACTGTTTATGCTAAGTTGTTGGGAGAAAAAATGCGTAAACACAATGTGCGCGCATACATGATGAATACAGGACTTGTAGGTGGAGCTTACGGAACTGGTAAGAGGATGAACCTTCCTTCTACTCGTAAAATTATCGACGAGATTATGAACGGAAACATCGATAAATCCGCTTTCACAAAGCACCCGATCTTCCAAGTTGAATATCCTAAAACCGTAGAAGGTGTGGATAGTTCCATCCTGGATCCTCGCGAGGCTTGGGCTGATAAGGCTGCATACGATGAGTCCTCTAAGAAGCTTGCAGGCATGTTTATTGAGAACTTCAAAAAATATGCAGAAGGTTCCAAAGACTTCGACTTCACAGCGTTTGGACCTCAGTTAGGCTAA
- a CDS encoding phasin-related domain-containing protein, translated as MEKEIKEALNFAIGAAKTLREQADSILLKVEKEFKELSAKGSQDQSEVANNLRKYIEDALRSVEGLAGQVNSKVEEAKKEFGKKNSND; from the coding sequence ATGGAAAAGGAAATCAAAGAAGCGCTGAATTTCGCGATCGGAGCGGCAAAAACCCTGAGGGAACAAGCGGACAGTATTCTTTTAAAAGTGGAAAAAGAATTTAAAGAACTCTCCGCAAAAGGTTCTCAAGATCAAAGCGAAGTTGCAAATAATCTTAGAAAGTATATCGAAGACGCATTACGTTCCGTGGAAGGTCTTGCTGGCCAAGTTAATTCCAAAGTAGAAGAAGCGAAAAAAGAATTCGGTAAGAAAAACTCTAACGACTGA
- a CDS encoding CHAT domain-containing protein codes for MLNLIIDRVGAVNVFNILDSSGSGSESHLQSTMDEDLILEYIKEIENLVRVSVAIHQKSAQTPTLETDILHDLKILGETFYDQFFPAAIQEKLRLTTEKYLHFNIDPKLGVIPWELLHDGTCFLSDKFYIGKTVRGESSSGAFKEKEKLRMLIIADPTEDLEWAQKEGEQIFRVLSEKVPSSRLEIEFIGGRQVTKLKLLSLIKGKNIIHYSGHLYFSDDPLENGWLISEGKILKAREIKNSGFNTDMVFSNSCQSNKSATRNLNADLMNNFAGSFLMSGIKSFIGTNWEIADNQNTIDFTIQFYTNLFADRSIGESLYLAKEHARRNYDPSDLTWTNYSLHGQPIIRVVSDPAKGKPVHKIINPSLIFKFYPNPIAASYYKFTEKQKEESLTSYQLMEYLIFAFEEFSKVIGGILFSDHQNHSLGKYIPNNPDDAYNTERWWELIFQCLHDFRKLEITPVVTDLPEILFANKDTISKMIQWIDLYSKGQIQPESADGYLITFQYYFENLLTELEELERISVFLVSTNSNNHLFFRGLKPESSLVAAPMIKQDFIGEQIEKYRGKVIVFHEDRMQIFPLNCNIVENPETKELELAFLGFLPSKAGNLPHGGL; via the coding sequence ATGCTGAACCTAATCATAGACAGAGTCGGTGCCGTAAACGTATTCAATATCCTAGATAGTTCCGGCAGCGGATCAGAATCGCATCTTCAGTCCACAATGGACGAAGACCTAATCTTAGAGTATATTAAGGAAATCGAAAACTTAGTTCGTGTTTCCGTTGCGATCCACCAAAAATCGGCACAGACCCCGACTTTAGAAACGGACATTCTTCACGATCTAAAGATCTTGGGAGAGACTTTTTACGATCAGTTTTTCCCTGCTGCCATCCAAGAAAAACTCAGACTTACTACTGAAAAATACCTTCACTTTAATATAGATCCTAAGTTAGGAGTGATCCCGTGGGAACTCCTACATGATGGTACTTGTTTTCTCTCGGACAAATTCTATATAGGGAAAACCGTAAGAGGAGAATCCAGTAGCGGCGCCTTCAAAGAGAAGGAGAAGCTCAGGATGCTCATCATTGCGGATCCAACCGAGGATCTAGAATGGGCCCAAAAAGAAGGAGAGCAGATCTTTAGGGTCCTAAGCGAGAAGGTACCAAGTTCCAGATTAGAGATAGAATTTATCGGCGGGCGTCAGGTTACTAAATTAAAACTTCTTTCCCTCATCAAAGGAAAGAATATCATCCATTACTCTGGACATCTTTACTTCTCAGACGATCCTTTGGAAAACGGATGGCTAATCTCTGAAGGAAAGATCCTGAAAGCAAGAGAGATCAAAAACTCAGGATTCAATACCGATATGGTATTCTCCAACTCCTGCCAATCCAACAAGAGCGCGACCAGAAATCTGAACGCGGATCTAATGAACAATTTTGCCGGATCCTTTTTGATGTCCGGGATCAAAAGTTTTATCGGTACTAACTGGGAAATCGCAGACAATCAAAATACGATCGATTTCACGATCCAATTTTATACGAACTTATTTGCAGATAGAAGTATAGGCGAGTCCTTGTATCTTGCAAAAGAACACGCCAGAAGGAATTACGATCCTAGCGATCTAACTTGGACCAATTACAGTTTGCACGGGCAGCCGATCATCAGAGTGGTTTCCGATCCCGCAAAAGGTAAACCTGTTCATAAAATAATTAATCCTTCTTTAATATTCAAATTTTATCCTAACCCGATTGCGGCATCCTATTACAAATTCACTGAAAAACAAAAAGAAGAATCGCTCACTTCCTATCAATTGATGGAGTATCTGATCTTTGCTTTTGAGGAGTTTTCCAAAGTGATCGGCGGAATATTATTTAGCGATCACCAAAATCATTCATTAGGAAAATACATCCCGAATAATCCGGACGATGCGTATAATACGGAAAGATGGTGGGAACTGATATTCCAATGCCTTCATGACTTCAGGAAATTGGAGATAACTCCTGTCGTTACCGATCTACCTGAAATACTTTTCGCTAACAAGGATACTATCTCTAAGATGATCCAATGGATTGATCTATATTCCAAAGGACAGATCCAACCTGAATCAGCTGACGGATATCTGATCACATTCCAGTATTATTTCGAAAACCTTCTGACAGAGTTAGAGGAGCTAGAAAGGATCAGCGTTTTCTTAGTTTCTACAAACTCGAATAATCATCTATTCTTCCGCGGTTTAAAACCCGAATCCTCCTTAGTAGCTGCTCCTATGATCAAACAAGATTTTATAGGAGAGCAGATAGAAAAGTATAGAGGAAAGGTAATCGTTTTTCACGAAGATAGAATGCAGATATTCCCTCTAAACTGTAATATAGTGGAAAATCCCGAGACCAAAGAATTAGAACTCGCGTTCTTGGGATTTCTCCCTTCTAAAGCAGGGAATTTGCCTCACGGCGGTTTATAA
- a CDS encoding sigma-70 family RNA polymerase sigma factor — protein sequence MNLSKDKTLDLVTRCGEGDEAALKLFFESYSEDIYNFPMKIFHLSEDDAGDFFLYAFERLKTGARFSSFKGKSSFRTWFYSVLRNMLIDWQRTKRELKMTNLGKINKEGKEYATIEDEPDLRPDLVEEAQELTKHFHQVLGEIGVEKRVIFKLSYIYYLNLDEEEIQFLIEKTNLGVEEIKKKILGLRSELSKREEENIRMEDKITSLYLNILELKEKQTITVKKAPLLPQEVDKTSQALKKKYEQRKKLLEKRKKGHFLARTPYREVADLLGITEGNVSVTLLRLIEKIQKKLKFSELSE from the coding sequence ATGAATTTGTCAAAGGATAAAACCCTCGACCTAGTTACCCGTTGCGGGGAAGGAGACGAGGCCGCCCTCAAGTTATTCTTCGAGTCCTATTCCGAAGATATTTACAATTTTCCGATGAAGATTTTTCACCTTAGTGAAGATGACGCCGGAGATTTCTTCTTATACGCGTTCGAAAGATTGAAAACCGGAGCCAGATTCTCTAGCTTCAAAGGTAAATCAAGTTTTAGAACGTGGTTCTATTCCGTTCTACGTAATATGCTCATTGATTGGCAAAGGACCAAACGAGAGCTGAAAATGACCAACCTTGGAAAGATCAACAAGGAAGGAAAAGAATACGCCACAATCGAAGACGAACCGGATCTTCGCCCGGATCTAGTGGAAGAAGCCCAGGAACTGACCAAACATTTCCACCAGGTATTGGGAGAGATCGGCGTAGAGAAGAGAGTCATTTTTAAACTTTCCTATATATATTATCTCAACCTAGACGAGGAAGAGATCCAATTCCTGATCGAAAAAACGAATCTTGGTGTAGAGGAAATTAAAAAGAAAATTTTAGGTCTTCGCTCCGAACTTTCCAAGCGGGAAGAAGAGAATATACGTATGGAAGACAAGATTACGTCTCTATATTTAAATATTCTAGAGCTGAAAGAAAAACAGACTATAACTGTTAAAAAAGCGCCCTTACTCCCTCAAGAAGTAGATAAAACTTCCCAAGCGTTAAAGAAGAAATACGAACAAAGGAAAAAACTCTTAGAAAAACGCAAAAAAGGCCATTTCCTAGCAAGAACCCCGTACAGAGAGGTTGCTGACCTTTTAGGGATAACCGAAGGAAATGTGAGCGTTACATTACTCAGATTGATCGAAAAAATACAAAAAAAACTCAAATTTTCCGAATTGTCTGAGTAG
- a CDS encoding M23 family metallopeptidase codes for MRRSISLGIILAAFHLSTFAQNDKVINFLFPVKTDGIENKVTSVFGESRGDHFHNGMDIASTGEPVLAMAEGKILYSRFGEDDPFGEEFGTGNSVWLDHGNGTYSSYYHLKDGRLPGLLEERLVAAGEKIAYTGNTGHSSGAHLHFVLLKDFGKIIQDPMKVLPIVEDENPPVIGNLLIHQDEYKYSQVNDGDNINISRAFPVTVGIQDAGKKPGQRRGVSQIQVSLNGQLLKKASFSNLHYEKGEWKNSEGFPFSDLYYKDQYLVGNLDFRNGENVIKVLAWDFRQNLTEKTFTFYVNRIR; via the coding sequence ATGAGACGTAGTATATCCCTCGGAATTATCTTGGCCGCGTTCCATCTAAGCACCTTTGCGCAAAACGATAAAGTAATAAATTTTCTTTTCCCGGTGAAAACCGACGGAATCGAGAACAAGGTCACCTCCGTATTCGGAGAATCCAGGGGGGACCATTTCCATAACGGAATGGACATCGCTTCTACTGGAGAACCGGTTTTGGCAATGGCAGAGGGAAAGATCCTCTATTCACGGTTTGGCGAAGACGATCCTTTTGGGGAAGAATTCGGTACAGGAAACTCAGTGTGGCTGGATCATGGAAATGGGACGTACTCTTCCTATTACCATTTAAAAGACGGACGGCTTCCCGGTTTATTAGAAGAGCGTCTAGTTGCCGCGGGGGAAAAGATCGCCTACACCGGAAACACAGGTCACTCCAGCGGTGCCCACCTCCATTTCGTCTTACTTAAGGATTTTGGAAAGATCATCCAGGACCCTATGAAGGTTTTGCCTATCGTGGAAGATGAAAATCCTCCAGTGATCGGAAATTTACTCATTCATCAGGACGAATATAAATACAGTCAGGTAAATGACGGGGACAATATCAATATATCTCGTGCATTTCCGGTGACAGTCGGCATCCAGGACGCCGGAAAAAAACCCGGCCAGAGAAGGGGTGTTTCTCAAATCCAAGTTTCCTTGAACGGTCAATTATTAAAGAAAGCTAGCTTCTCCAATCTACATTATGAAAAAGGAGAATGGAAAAATTCGGAAGGTTTTCCTTTTTCAGACCTTTATTATAAGGACCAATATTTGGTAGGTAATTTGGATTTTCGTAATGGAGAAAATGTGATCAAGGTTTTGGCTTGGGACTTCCGCCAGAATCTTACAGAAAAAACATTCACTTTCTACGTAAATCGCATCCGTTAA
- a CDS encoding histidine kinase dimerization/phosphoacceptor domain -containing protein: MFEIIDIPGLPRKKFLLGITIVVGFMSAAILGFEFLTGNHTFRPGYTVAGITSILCCFLLYKSRYKEAVYLSSFLFALALGLGVVYGPGVKNAAVWFPVLVFFQLYFFNRKMALLAMFYCLGLIFWKTGIPIGSSGSEIYTDSIASLCILTLFAILIGANLDKLILDKDVLLKELSHRVRNNMQVILEMVSFLKDSEHSMETRNVLQILERRILALASVHAVSQDAEHIQSVSIGEVIENYLNRIVSKYKALPNLDPVAKHYQLDVKEANLLLLVLGEIVSATSESVTNHVEDLKISFRNPTVKTLELQVEGANLMEGDWSRFSRDLLSHSGGDLKVDPSGNGKVSASLVTLKR; encoded by the coding sequence ATGTTTGAGATCATAGATATCCCAGGTCTGCCTCGCAAAAAATTTCTTTTAGGGATAACGATTGTAGTCGGCTTTATGTCAGCCGCAATCTTGGGCTTTGAATTTTTAACAGGAAATCATACATTCAGGCCCGGCTACACAGTTGCAGGGATCACTTCTATCTTATGCTGTTTTTTACTTTATAAATCCAGATATAAAGAAGCAGTTTATCTTTCTTCCTTTTTGTTTGCCTTGGCATTGGGACTTGGAGTTGTTTACGGTCCAGGCGTAAAAAATGCGGCTGTTTGGTTTCCGGTTTTAGTTTTTTTTCAACTCTACTTTTTCAATCGTAAGATGGCCCTTCTTGCTATGTTCTATTGTTTAGGGCTTATCTTTTGGAAGACAGGTATTCCGATCGGATCTAGCGGCAGTGAAATTTATACCGACTCGATTGCGTCACTTTGTATTCTAACGTTATTCGCCATTTTAATAGGAGCAAATTTGGATAAGTTGATCTTGGACAAAGATGTTCTTTTAAAAGAGCTATCTCATCGGGTCAGGAATAATATGCAAGTGATCTTGGAGATGGTTTCCTTTCTGAAAGATTCGGAACATTCTATGGAAACTAGAAATGTTTTGCAGATTCTAGAAAGAAGAATATTGGCTCTTGCTTCCGTTCACGCCGTTTCACAAGACGCCGAACATATTCAAAGTGTATCGATCGGAGAAGTGATCGAAAATTATCTGAATCGCATCGTTTCCAAATACAAAGCTTTGCCTAACTTGGATCCGGTGGCAAAACATTATCAACTGGATGTAAAAGAAGCAAATCTTCTTCTTTTGGTTTTAGGGGAGATAGTTTCCGCAACTTCCGAATCTGTTACGAACCACGTGGAAGATCTGAAGATCAGTTTTAGGAATCCTACCGTCAAAACTTTGGAGCTACAAGTAGAAGGGGCAAATTTGATGGAAGGGGATTGGAGCCGTTTTTCTAGAGATTTGCTCAGTCATTCAGGCGGGGATCTTAAAGTAGATCCGAGCGGTAATGGAAAAGTTTCGGCCAGTTTGGTAACTTTAAAAAGATAA
- a CDS encoding GNAT family N-acetyltransferase, which translates to MLETSRLVLRKWQASDLEPFSRMNSHPSVMRFFPKLLNKSETETLILRINKHWERYGFGLFALEEKSSGNFFGFTGLMNTNFNSFFTPAIEIGWRLNQNFWGRGYAKEAAAEVLKFGFENLRVKDIVSFTSRINHPSRGVMNSLGFSYSGEFEHPRVKLGSPLRTHVLYRIHSEDWKNRT; encoded by the coding sequence ATGTTAGAAACCTCCCGCCTAGTATTAAGAAAATGGCAAGCCTCCGATCTGGAACCTTTTTCCAGAATGAATTCACATCCGAGTGTAATGAGATTTTTTCCAAAATTACTCAATAAATCTGAAACGGAAACACTCATTCTTCGTATTAACAAACATTGGGAAAGATACGGATTCGGACTATTCGCTTTAGAGGAAAAGTCTTCCGGAAATTTTTTCGGATTCACCGGGCTTATGAACACGAATTTTAACTCATTCTTCACACCTGCCATAGAAATAGGCTGGAGATTGAACCAAAACTTTTGGGGAAGAGGATACGCAAAAGAAGCCGCTGCAGAAGTTTTAAAATTTGGATTCGAAAATCTCCGCGTAAAAGATATCGTTTCTTTTACTTCAAGGATCAATCACCCTTCTAGAGGAGTAATGAATAGTTTAGGGTTCAGTTATTCCGGAGAATTCGAACATCCCAGAGTGAAATTAGGATCTCCCCTTAGAACTCATGTACTTTACAGGATTCATTCGGAAGATTGGAAAAATAGAACTTAA